A genomic window from Silene latifolia isolate original U9 population chromosome Y, ASM4854445v1, whole genome shotgun sequence includes:
- the LOC141631138 gene encoding secreted RxLR effector protein 161-like encodes MERIPYASVVGSLNYVQTCTGPDISFAVGMLGRYESNPGMDHWKVAKKVLRYLQGTKELMLTYRRSDHLEVIGYSDSDYAGCVNSRKSTFGYLFLLAEGAVSWKSGKQYVIATSTMEAEFVACFEALFMQYGCETLSRDLGSSIA; translated from the coding sequence atggagagaattCCCTATGCATCTGTTGTTGGGAGTTTGAACTATGTTCAAACATGTACTGGACCAGACATCAGCTTTGCTGTTGGAATGTTGGGTCGGTACGAAAGTAATCCCGGGATGGACCACTGGAAAGTTGCGAAGAAGGTCCTTAGGTACTTGCAAGGCACTAAGGAGCTCATGCTTACTTATAGGAGATCCGATCATCTTGAGGTGATTGGTTATTCAGATTCAGATTATGCCGGATGTGTTAATAGTAGAAAATCAACATTTGGCTACTTGTTCCTTTTAGCTGAAGGGGCAGTATCATGGAAAAGTGGGAAGCAGTATGTCATTGCTACTTCTACTATGGAAGCCGAATTTGTGGCATGCTTTGAGGCACTATTCATGCAATATGGTTGCGAAACTTTATCTCGGGACTTGGGATCGTCGATAGCATAG